In Flavobacteriales bacterium TMED191, one genomic interval encodes:
- a CDS encoding DUF1573 domain-containing protein, protein MKKIYFILLIVFTYNLITAQEELTINYNAPIISFETELIDLGTFMQYDDPSSKCEFVFTNTGKEPLIISKAKGSCGCTVPNWPKEPIMSGESGVIQVNYDEKRIGSFNKSITITSNAKNSPQIIKVKGKILATEKKNTQPIKKQSNLAPIAK, encoded by the coding sequence ATGAAAAAAATATATTTTATTTTACTAATTGTATTTACCTATAATCTAATTACAGCTCAGGAAGAACTAACAATTAATTATAATGCACCAATAATCTCATTTGAAACTGAATTAATTGACCTAGGTACATTCATGCAATATGATGACCCAAGCTCAAAATGTGAATTCGTATTTACAAACACTGGTAAAGAGCCCTTGATTATATCAAAAGCTAAGGGGTCTTGTGGATGCACAGTTCCAAACTGGCCAAAAGAACCTATTATGTCTGGAGAATCAGGTGTAATTCAAGTAAACTATGATGAAAAAAGAATTGGTTCATTTAATAAAAGTATTACTATTACTTCAAATGCAAAAAACTCACCGCAAATTATCAAAGTCAAAGGAAAAATCTTAGCAACAGAAAAGAAAAATACCCAACCTATAAAAAAACAATCTAATTTAGCTCCAATAGCAAAATAA